The Alkaliphilus flagellatus genome includes a window with the following:
- a CDS encoding twin-arginine translocase TatA/TatE family subunit, translated as MFGRLGTGELILILGIALVIFGPAKLPELGKAMGKGLNEFKSHANRITEDVKESVDVEDKKDK; from the coding sequence ATGTTTGGAAGATTAGGAACTGGAGAGCTTATTTTAATACTTGGTATAGCCCTAGTTATATTTGGACCTGCAAAGCTGCCAGAACTTGGTAAAGCAATGGGTAAAGGGTTAAATGAGTTTAAATCACATGCTAACAGAATTACAGAAGATGTTAAAGAAAGTGTAGATGTAGAAGATAAGAAAGATAAATAA